In one Vicia villosa cultivar HV-30 ecotype Madison, WI unplaced genomic scaffold, Vvil1.0 ctg.000987F_1_1, whole genome shotgun sequence genomic region, the following are encoded:
- the LOC131632694 gene encoding protein XRI1-like isoform X1, translating to MNSHAFFYLQVAPWNWQRQDDYSLQRSSNFDISQELWNQVPRNEDLPIVLDDETTPVKACGDFAYNVNNGESNDIQKEEVECSETCSQAKRRRMLQFNNQNGNHSLTDEQMSSAYLELNGTGDSNMDIFPEVSQWLSDVSDTACAPNYEDLQSAERWLADCFKDTDMQICPVNPNFSAANNVQADVTGLSNLTPPPVEQNVVQHQTPRKIVFKGRKSIMQTPTKLASTVAYPFAIIKPCSVHGDVTLNEINKRIQSPPPSKSKHIKEDPIVYPKSAFSGKPVVGKTKIRTEGGKGSITIMRTRG from the exons atgaattcACATGCCTTTTTTTATTTACAAGT GGCTCCTTGGAATTGGCAAAGGCAGGACGATTACAGTCTCCAAAGGTCGTCAAATTTTG ACATTTCGCAAGAGCTGTGGAATCAAGTTCCTAGAAATGAAGATCTTCCTATCGTGCTCGATGATGAAACAACCCCTGTGAAGGCTTGTGGGGATTTTGCATATAACGTCAATAATGGCG AATCAAATGATATTCAAAAGGAAGAGGTGGAATGTTCGGAGACTTGTTCACAAGCCAAGAGACGGAGGATGCTGCAGTTCAACAATCAGAACGGGAATCATTCCCTTACTGATGAACAAATGTCTTCAGCATATTTGGAATTAAAT GGAACGGGCGACTCCAATATGGATATTTTTCCGGAAGTGTCACAATGGCTATCTGACGTTTCAG ACACTGCTTGTGCTCCCAATTACGAGGATTTACAGTCAGCTGAAAGGTGGCTTGCAGATTGCTTCAAAGATACGGATATGCAAATATGTCCTGTGAATCC GAATTTTTCTGCAGCAAATAATGTTCAAGCTGATGTTACTG GGCTCTCCAACTTAACACCACCACCAGTTGAGCAGAATGTGGTTCAGCATCAAACACCGAGAAAAATTGTCTTCAAAG GTCGAAAATCTATTATGCAAACACCGACAAAGTTAGCTTCTACTGTGGCCTATCCATTTGCCATCATCAAACCCTGCAGCGTCCATGGAGATGTCACTCTGAATGAAATAAATAAGCGCATACAATCTCCACCTCCTTCAAAATCAAAGCATATCAAGGAAGATCCTATAGTTTACCCGAAATCGGCTTTTTCCGGTAAGCCTGTAGTTGGAAAGACAAAGATTCGCACTGAAGGGGGAAAAGGTAGCATCACAATTATGAGAACTAGAGGCTAG
- the LOC131632694 gene encoding protein XRI1-like isoform X2, which yields MDYNNKDKAPWNWQRQDDYSLQRSSNFDISQELWNQVPRNEDLPIVLDDETTPVKACGDFAYNVNNGESNDIQKEEVECSETCSQAKRRRMLQFNNQNGNHSLTDEQMSSAYLELNGTGDSNMDIFPEVSQWLSDVSDTACAPNYEDLQSAERWLADCFKDTDMQICPVNPNFSAANNVQADVTGLSNLTPPPVEQNVVQHQTPRKIVFKGRKSIMQTPTKLASTVAYPFAIIKPCSVHGDVTLNEINKRIQSPPPSKSKHIKEDPIVYPKSAFSGKPVVGKTKIRTEGGKGSITIMRTRG from the exons ATGGATTATAACAACAAAGACAA GGCTCCTTGGAATTGGCAAAGGCAGGACGATTACAGTCTCCAAAGGTCGTCAAATTTTG ACATTTCGCAAGAGCTGTGGAATCAAGTTCCTAGAAATGAAGATCTTCCTATCGTGCTCGATGATGAAACAACCCCTGTGAAGGCTTGTGGGGATTTTGCATATAACGTCAATAATGGCG AATCAAATGATATTCAAAAGGAAGAGGTGGAATGTTCGGAGACTTGTTCACAAGCCAAGAGACGGAGGATGCTGCAGTTCAACAATCAGAACGGGAATCATTCCCTTACTGATGAACAAATGTCTTCAGCATATTTGGAATTAAAT GGAACGGGCGACTCCAATATGGATATTTTTCCGGAAGTGTCACAATGGCTATCTGACGTTTCAG ACACTGCTTGTGCTCCCAATTACGAGGATTTACAGTCAGCTGAAAGGTGGCTTGCAGATTGCTTCAAAGATACGGATATGCAAATATGTCCTGTGAATCC GAATTTTTCTGCAGCAAATAATGTTCAAGCTGATGTTACTG GGCTCTCCAACTTAACACCACCACCAGTTGAGCAGAATGTGGTTCAGCATCAAACACCGAGAAAAATTGTCTTCAAAG GTCGAAAATCTATTATGCAAACACCGACAAAGTTAGCTTCTACTGTGGCCTATCCATTTGCCATCATCAAACCCTGCAGCGTCCATGGAGATGTCACTCTGAATGAAATAAATAAGCGCATACAATCTCCACCTCCTTCAAAATCAAAGCATATCAAGGAAGATCCTATAGTTTACCCGAAATCGGCTTTTTCCGGTAAGCCTGTAGTTGGAAAGACAAAGATTCGCACTGAAGGGGGAAAAGGTAGCATCACAATTATGAGAACTAGAGGCTAG